A genomic stretch from Candidatus Omnitrophota bacterium includes:
- a CDS encoding adenosine-specific kinase translates to MAEIKSVNIEKPDDVNIIIGQAHFIKTVEDIYETLVNAVPGIKFGLAFCESSGKCLVRIEGNDEGLKQIAGKNALALGCGHSFIIALRQAYPINVLPAVKNIPEVCSIYCATANSVEVIVAQGSEGRGIMAVIDGLSPKGVEGPEDVNWRKDLLRKLGYKR, encoded by the coding sequence ATGGCAGAGATAAAATCAGTTAACATAGAGAAACCGGACGATGTGAACATCATCATAGGCCAGGCGCATTTTATCAAGACCGTTGAAGATATATATGAAACGCTGGTCAACGCGGTGCCCGGCATAAAATTCGGGCTTGCCTTCTGCGAGTCCTCAGGTAAGTGCCTGGTCAGGATAGAAGGCAATGACGAGGGCCTGAAACAGATCGCCGGTAAGAACGCATTGGCTCTCGGCTGCGGGCACTCTTTCATAATCGCTTTAAGGCAGGCATACCCGATCAATGTGCTTCCCGCTGTCAAGAATATCCCGGAGGTCTGCTCTATTTATTGCGCTACCGCCAACTCCGTGGAGGTGATCGTGGCCCAGGGCAGCGAAGGCAGGGGCATAATGGCGGTAATTGACGGCTTATCGCCCAAAGGCGTGGAAGGCCCGGAAGACGTCAATTGGAGAAAAGACCTGTTGCGCAAATTAGGGTATAAAAGATAA